In Pedobacter sp. SL55, the following proteins share a genomic window:
- a CDS encoding DUF2971 domain-containing protein yields MAEKIYKTIDETQLSKFYFLSKAYYNGFVNFYTDGQQKYYTDIIFEGDLYKEELGLLTNVKLDSEKLIHLKEDDVNLAVQNGYSPLLMGNKVRLPEYLYQYTSSQGLMGVLECKKLWATHANYLNDKSELYYAINLTKQCIKEEVQIFDEEAQRYLIDFLGYQIGDYPGLNDVFVTSFSENGDLLSQWRGYGANGCGFSIGFKSYLIDLTPTETERDYFICKVVYNPATQKELIKKNLHDFFLIVLRDGGKSLHEVKKYIDEIYDNSYMDFLNSIIIDLLTMKNPVFSEEAEWRLVALKPSAYFEKCYDNIKFRIDARKSIDNIIPYIEIDYLPKLEGLLTDSPIGEIIVGPQNDFQKSKYSVSILAKKYIRGGEMVYVKESRASSYRG; encoded by the coding sequence ATGGCAGAAAAGATTTACAAAACGATAGATGAAACGCAGCTCAGTAAATTCTATTTTCTCTCCAAGGCTTATTACAATGGTTTTGTTAACTTTTACACTGATGGCCAGCAGAAATATTATACAGATATAATTTTTGAAGGAGATTTGTATAAAGAAGAATTAGGGCTTTTGACAAATGTTAAGTTAGATAGTGAAAAGCTAATTCATTTAAAGGAAGACGATGTTAATCTAGCTGTTCAAAATGGTTATTCGCCATTGCTAATGGGTAATAAAGTAAGATTACCAGAATATTTGTATCAATACACTAGCTCCCAGGGCTTAATGGGTGTTCTAGAATGTAAAAAACTGTGGGCTACACATGCAAATTATCTAAATGATAAATCTGAACTATATTATGCTATAAACTTAACCAAGCAGTGCATTAAAGAAGAAGTACAAATTTTTGATGAAGAAGCACAGAGGTATTTGATAGATTTTTTAGGATATCAAATTGGTGATTATCCTGGTCTAAACGATGTATTCGTTACAAGTTTTAGTGAAAATGGAGACTTGCTTAGTCAATGGCGAGGATATGGAGCCAATGGATGTGGCTTTTCTATTGGATTTAAATCATATTTGATTGATCTAACTCCGACAGAGACTGAACGTGATTATTTCATATGCAAGGTCGTCTATAATCCTGCTACACAAAAAGAGTTAATTAAAAAGAATCTACACGATTTTTTCTTAATAGTCTTAAGAGATGGTGGGAAAAGTTTACATGAAGTTAAAAAGTATATTGACGAAATTTATGATAATTCATATATGGATTTTCTCAACAGTATTATCATAGATTTATTAACTATGAAAAACCCGGTCTTTTCTGAAGAGGCAGAATGGCGCTTAGTTGCTTTAAAACCAAGTGCTTATTTTGAGAAATGTTATGACAATATAAAATTTAGAATTGACGCTAGAAAGAGTATTGATAATATAATACCTTATATAGAAATAGATTATTTGCCAAAATTAGAAGGTTTGTTAACAGACTCTCCAATTGGGGAAATAATCGTTGGACCACAAAACGATTTTCAGAAAAGCAAATATAGTGTTAGTATATTGGCTAAGAAATACATACGAGGAGGTGAAATGGTATATGTTAAGGAATCTAGAGCTTCTTCCTATAGAGGGTAA
- a CDS encoding AbiH family protein, which translates to MNRLILVGNGFDLAHGLKTSYKDFIFWYLDDCFDKAGIYPTTPFENEFVYIRVTDHYRLTNLSNMLNKQSFCSFLHSKGILHRYLDTELNESAERLTQQQNSIYYGVLNAVAHEVKFKSDFFKHLIFCCTDNNWVDIENEYFDQLKACKIKDEFDEEKVRLLNSEFAYLKQQLEEYLTIQQEQSYVKVIPELLSAIGSKFDIADFEPLMGYENTRISLGHKRVGPVVKHLLYFLNFNYTDVIQKYHDELGTRPTGFSKIEVNYIHGQLNKTDNPIIFGFGDEHDTQYLEFEEHRNNALFEHIKSYQYLRTPNYRNLLRFLNSGFYQVFVMGHSCGLSDRTMFKEILEHQNCKSIRLFHYNGDFHDKAINVSKHFSNKGHVRKLIVDYKAEDAFPQGGANANR; encoded by the coding sequence ATGAACAGATTAATATTAGTTGGTAACGGTTTTGATTTAGCCCATGGTTTAAAAACAAGCTATAAGGATTTTATTTTTTGGTATTTGGATGATTGTTTTGATAAAGCTGGTATTTATCCAACAACACCCTTTGAAAACGAATTCGTTTATATAAGAGTGACAGATCATTACAGATTAACAAATCTATCGAATATGTTAAACAAGCAGAGTTTTTGTAGCTTCTTACACAGTAAAGGGATTTTACATAGATATTTAGATACTGAGCTGAACGAAAGCGCAGAGCGTTTAACTCAACAACAAAATTCTATATACTATGGGGTTTTAAATGCCGTCGCTCATGAAGTGAAATTTAAATCTGATTTTTTTAAGCACTTAATTTTTTGTTGCACAGACAATAACTGGGTTGACATAGAAAATGAGTATTTCGATCAGCTTAAAGCCTGTAAAATTAAAGATGAATTTGATGAAGAAAAGGTAAGGCTTTTAAATAGCGAATTTGCTTACCTGAAGCAACAACTAGAAGAATATTTAACTATACAACAAGAACAATCTTATGTTAAGGTTATTCCAGAACTTTTAAGTGCAATAGGTTCTAAATTTGATATAGCAGATTTTGAGCCATTAATGGGATACGAAAATACACGGATTAGTTTAGGCCATAAGAGAGTAGGGCCGGTTGTAAAACATCTTCTTTACTTTTTAAACTTTAACTATACTGATGTAATACAAAAGTATCATGATGAGTTAGGTACTAGACCAACAGGTTTTTCAAAAATTGAAGTAAATTACATTCACGGTCAATTAAATAAGACTGATAACCCCATCATTTTTGGTTTTGGCGATGAACATGATACGCAATATTTAGAATTTGAAGAGCACCGTAACAATGCGCTTTTTGAACATATTAAATCTTATCAATATTTGCGCACACCCAATTATCGTAATTTATTGAGGTTTTTAAATAGCGGTTTTTACCAAGTTTTTGTAATGGGGCACTCCTGTGGTTTATCAGATCGTACCATGTTTAAGGAAATTTTAGAACACCAAAATTGCAAATCTATAAGGCTGTTTCATTATAACGGCGATTTTCACGATAAAGCCATTAATGTAAGTAAGCATTTCAGCAATAAAGGACATGTGCGTAAACTTATTGTTGATTATAAAGCGGAAGATGCTTTTCCGCAAGGGGGAGCAAATGCTAACCGTTAA
- a CDS encoding helix-turn-helix domain-containing protein, producing the protein MEKYSTIISELDYKIILKIKQLREEKGFSQRDLSEEMKLSKSFVGKVEALGQPDKYSIRHLNLIAKALRIKSVTELIPKGIQEHDMIEITYEKVPKLNKDGSESKQFEERITEIREIE; encoded by the coding sequence ATGGAAAAATATTCAACAATCATATCCGAGTTAGATTATAAGATAATTCTTAAAATCAAACAATTAAGGGAAGAAAAAGGCTTTTCCCAGAGAGATTTGAGCGAAGAAATGAAGCTTAGCAAAAGTTTTGTTGGAAAAGTTGAGGCATTAGGGCAACCAGATAAGTATAGCATAAGACATTTAAACTTAATAGCCAAAGCACTAAGGATAAAATCGGTCACCGAATTAATTCCGAAAGGCATTCAAGAACACGATATGATTGAAATCACTTATGAAAAAGTTCCTAAGCTTAATAAAGACGGTAGCGAGAGCAAGCAGTTTGAAGAAAGGATAACCGAGATTAGAGAGATAGAATAA
- a CDS encoding SusC/RagA family TonB-linked outer membrane protein, translating to MKKLTIFIVLAMLCLNFCAVAQKNKAQPADTIKKNTKPKLQDTTFHLQEVEINAGYYTVKEKLLTGNITKISAKDLERQPVSNALAALQGRVPGMVITQTSGVAGSTFNVQIRGQSALDLGLSKNNPLFIIDGVPFEQGNEATNRLTSAANLGSAGGGLSPLNMLNPQEIASIEVLKDADATAIYGSRGANGVILITTKKGNGQRTNYSLTAYTGHSRAGRTMAMLDTEAFLAMRKEAFANDGLTMTTGNAPDMLLWDNSRYTDFKKELIGHTATDNRLQLSINGGNTQTNFRLGAGYFRQTSVFATNFANQIASLNFAIGHKSIDQKFEMQFSGSYASDNNKLPTTDPSRYLALPPNIRMYNDDGSYAWADEGIVYNTLGSDIVNPFALREERFRALSQNLTGNMVLGYSLIKDLKLSLNLGYNTLFTTEYAGKPTAAIDPNLTALFGILPSASFANTNLQSYIAEPKLNYNWNSGRHRVSVLLGGVWQHKGSALNYQYGTNYSSDLLLETIAAAGTINASNEENTYRYTALFSRLNYNYADKYLINLTGRRDGSSRFGPNKRMANFSAIGIAWLFANEAFIQSAFPWLSTGKIRASFGVTGNDQIGEYKYLNLWSNTTNTYDGLPALYPRNVFNANYNWERIRKWELGLDFGFFRDRLTLGTAYYVNRSSNQLVNYNLPTQTGFSQVVMNLPALVENRGLELMLNGTWIRGKKLNWSTAFNISFNRNKLIDFPAIESSSYRNTYIVGRPLNLLQGLHYLGVDPQTGVYKFEDVNGDGLLNTADYRYIGENGPRYTGGMQQNISYKGFELNFFFQFTKQLGLSYIHQLSSAAPGRIYNQPEIVLERWQRSGDISNVQRFTAQSGAVAGALSYLRQSDASYTDASFIKLRNVNFSYAFKGSRLGKTPLDGLKIYVQAQNLFTITNYLGADPETQNFYKLPPLRTTVFGIQLNM from the coding sequence ATGAAAAAACTAACGATATTCATCGTACTGGCTATGCTTTGCCTTAATTTTTGTGCCGTTGCACAAAAAAATAAGGCGCAACCAGCAGACACCATAAAGAAAAATACAAAGCCCAAGCTGCAAGATACCACGTTCCATTTGCAAGAAGTAGAAATCAACGCAGGCTATTACACGGTGAAAGAGAAACTGCTTACCGGAAACATTACGAAGATAAGCGCTAAAGATTTGGAGCGGCAACCTGTAAGCAATGCTTTGGCCGCATTACAGGGACGTGTGCCAGGTATGGTCATTACCCAAACCAGTGGCGTAGCAGGTTCAACTTTTAATGTGCAGATACGTGGACAAAGTGCCTTAGACTTGGGGCTTTCTAAAAACAACCCGCTTTTTATTATAGACGGAGTGCCCTTTGAACAAGGTAACGAGGCTACCAATAGGCTCACTTCAGCAGCTAATTTAGGTTCGGCAGGTGGTGGGCTAAGTCCCCTAAACATGCTCAACCCACAGGAGATTGCAAGTATAGAAGTACTCAAAGATGCCGATGCCACAGCTATCTATGGCAGTAGGGGTGCCAATGGGGTAATACTGATCACCACAAAGAAAGGGAATGGGCAGCGAACCAATTACAGCTTAACGGCCTACACGGGGCATAGCAGGGCGGGTAGAACCATGGCCATGTTAGATACCGAAGCATTTTTAGCCATGAGAAAAGAAGCTTTTGCGAATGACGGGTTAACCATGACCACAGGCAATGCGCCCGATATGCTCCTTTGGGACAATAGCAGGTACACTGATTTTAAAAAGGAGCTGATAGGACATACCGCAACAGACAATAGGTTACAACTGTCTATCAATGGTGGTAATACACAAACCAATTTTAGGTTAGGGGCAGGTTATTTTAGGCAGACTTCAGTTTTCGCTACCAACTTCGCCAACCAAATTGCCTCACTCAACTTTGCCATCGGTCATAAAAGTATAGACCAAAAGTTCGAAATGCAGTTTTCGGGAAGCTATGCCAGCGACAACAATAAATTGCCTACTACCGATCCCAGCCGTTATTTGGCACTGCCGCCAAACATCAGAATGTATAACGACGATGGCAGCTACGCTTGGGCAGATGAAGGGATAGTTTACAATACACTGGGCAGTGATATCGTAAATCCCTTTGCCCTAAGAGAAGAAAGATTTAGGGCGCTTAGCCAAAATTTAACGGGCAATATGGTGCTAGGCTACTCGCTGATAAAAGACTTAAAGCTGAGCTTAAATTTAGGCTACAATACCTTGTTTACTACAGAATATGCGGGCAAGCCCACTGCAGCCATAGATCCTAACCTTACAGCGCTATTTGGCATCCTGCCTTCGGCATCTTTTGCCAATACCAACCTACAAAGCTACATAGCAGAGCCAAAACTCAATTATAATTGGAACAGCGGTCGCCATCGCGTCAGTGTATTGCTGGGAGGTGTTTGGCAGCACAAGGGCTCCGCATTAAATTATCAATATGGTACCAATTACAGTTCCGACCTATTATTGGAAACAATCGCGGCCGCGGGCACCATCAATGCCTCCAACGAAGAAAATACATACCGTTACACTGCGCTTTTTTCGAGGTTAAACTATAACTATGCAGATAAATACCTCATCAATCTTACAGGAAGACGGGATGGTTCTAGCAGATTTGGTCCAAACAAGCGAATGGCTAACTTCTCTGCAATTGGTATAGCTTGGCTATTTGCAAATGAAGCATTCATACAAAGTGCCTTTCCATGGTTAAGCACAGGTAAGATAAGGGCTAGTTTCGGCGTAACTGGCAACGATCAAATCGGAGAGTACAAATACCTTAACCTATGGAGCAACACCACCAACACTTATGATGGGTTGCCTGCGCTATATCCTCGGAATGTTTTTAATGCAAATTACAATTGGGAGCGTATCCGTAAATGGGAGCTGGGCTTAGACTTTGGCTTTTTCAGGGATAGGCTAACATTGGGTACAGCTTATTATGTAAATAGAAGTAGCAACCAGTTGGTGAACTATAACCTGCCCACACAAACAGGGTTTTCACAAGTGGTAATGAACCTACCAGCTTTGGTAGAGAATAGGGGTTTGGAACTGATGCTTAACGGTACTTGGATAAGAGGCAAGAAGCTGAACTGGTCTACCGCTTTTAACATTTCCTTTAACCGTAACAAGCTTATCGACTTTCCGGCTATTGAAAGTTCAAGCTATCGCAACACCTATATCGTTGGTAGGCCACTTAATCTTTTACAGGGCCTGCACTATTTGGGGGTAGACCCTCAAACTGGCGTTTATAAATTTGAGGATGTAAATGGTGATGGCCTGCTAAACACTGCCGACTATAGATACATAGGCGAAAATGGGCCAAGATATACAGGTGGTATGCAACAAAATATCAGTTACAAAGGCTTTGAATTGAACTTCTTTTTTCAGTTTACCAAGCAGTTGGGGCTAAGCTATATCCATCAGTTATCTTCGGCTGCACCCGGTCGTATCTATAACCAGCCAGAAATTGTACTGGAACGTTGGCAACGTAGCGGAGATATAAGTAATGTACAGCGTTTTACTGCACAAAGTGGTGCGGTAGCAGGGGCATTAAGTTACCTGCGTCAGTCAGATGCTTCTTATACCGATGCCTCTTTTATTAAATTAAGGAACGTGAATTTTTCTTACGCCTTCAAAGGCTCACGCTTAGGGAAAACGCCGCTAGATGGTCTAAAAATTTATGTGCAGGCACAAAACCTTTTTACCATTACCAATTACCTCGGTGCCGATCCAGAAACACAGAACTTTTATAAACTACCGCCATTACGTACAACGGTATTTGGTATCCAACTCAATATGTAA
- a CDS encoding RagB/SusD family nutrient uptake outer membrane protein produces MKKIKLMITCCIAIVATACKDYVAVPPPKNLAELSRIFETDQTAMSAAAGVYAQMVASSLTFCNGGITVYAGLSSDELQNVNASVTVDAFRNNTLLADNATILATFWNNPYKNIFHINAVIEGIENSTSLSAAIAGQLMAEMRYARALHYFYMVNLFGDVPLIENTNYETNRIIPRENATKIITAVIADLLKAKEQWPYANNITPNKNRPGIDAIHALLARVYLYQGNWQQAYNYAGLVIDSNRYQLEAPNTVFLSSAKETIFSLMKPNANTAEGASFNPSSATVRPSYVLSSFLLNEFEANDKRRIEWTKTNVVSGQSYVYPYKYRVRTGTAVTENYIVQRLAELYLIRAEASAQLNDLEGAIKDLDKIRSRAGITLQATLNPNIAKPDLIEKVYKERQLELFCEWGTRWLDLKRTGKADAVLGLVKQPHWQPYAKLYPIPLSEIRKNVFLTQNDGYFN; encoded by the coding sequence ATGAAAAAAATTAAACTTATGATTACCTGCTGTATAGCCATAGTGGCTACAGCTTGCAAAGATTATGTAGCGGTACCTCCGCCTAAAAATTTGGCAGAGCTAAGCCGTATTTTCGAAACAGATCAAACAGCCATGTCGGCAGCTGCTGGCGTGTATGCACAAATGGTAGCATCAAGTCTTACGTTTTGCAATGGAGGCATTACGGTATACGCCGGGCTTTCATCAGACGAACTGCAGAACGTAAATGCCAGTGTTACCGTAGATGCCTTTAGAAATAATACCTTACTGGCCGATAATGCCACCATTTTAGCTACCTTCTGGAATAATCCTTACAAGAATATCTTCCATATCAATGCGGTTATAGAGGGGATTGAAAATAGCACAAGCCTAAGTGCAGCTATAGCTGGGCAGCTCATGGCAGAAATGCGCTACGCAAGAGCACTGCATTACTTTTATATGGTAAACTTATTTGGCGATGTGCCTTTGATAGAAAATACCAATTATGAAACCAACCGCATAATACCTCGTGAAAATGCTACAAAAATTATCACCGCCGTTATCGCCGATCTCTTAAAAGCCAAAGAACAGTGGCCTTATGCCAACAACATAACACCCAATAAAAATAGACCAGGCATAGATGCCATCCATGCACTTTTGGCAAGGGTCTATCTTTATCAGGGTAATTGGCAGCAGGCCTATAATTATGCTGGTTTAGTAATTGACTCTAACCGCTACCAGCTAGAAGCGCCTAATACAGTATTTCTTAGCAGTGCTAAAGAAACTATTTTTTCTTTGATGAAACCAAATGCCAATACGGCCGAGGGGGCGTCGTTTAATCCTTCAAGTGCAACGGTTAGGCCTAGCTATGTGCTATCCAGTTTCTTGCTCAACGAATTTGAAGCTAATGATAAACGCAGGATAGAATGGACAAAAACAAATGTAGTAAGTGGCCAGAGCTATGTTTATCCCTATAAATATAGAGTACGCACTGGTACTGCCGTTACCGAAAATTATATAGTGCAACGTTTGGCAGAGCTGTATTTGATCAGGGCCGAGGCCAGTGCACAGTTGAATGATTTGGAGGGGGCAATCAAAGATTTGGATAAAATAAGGAGCAGAGCGGGGATAACATTGCAGGCAACTCTAAATCCGAACATTGCTAAACCAGATTTAATAGAAAAGGTGTACAAAGAAAGACAGTTAGAACTGTTCTGCGAATGGGGAACAAGGTGGTTAGATTTAAAGAGAACTGGCAAAGCAGATGCAGTGTTGGGCCTAGTCAAGCAGCCTCATTGGCAGCCTTACGCCAAGCTTTAT